One genomic segment of Pseudorca crassidens isolate mPseCra1 chromosome X, mPseCra1.hap1, whole genome shotgun sequence includes these proteins:
- the GABRE gene encoding gamma-aminobutyric acid receptor subunit epsilon isoform X6 produces the protein MLTKVLLILLGTFIILPSRIEGPHVESEKGPSASDDDVYGPKPQAPDKELPPEEIKPTAIDTHDRLGKMPTATEILDGILNNYDYKLRPGIGERPTVVTVELSVNTLGPISILDMEYTIDITFYQTWYDERLRFNGSFESFVLNGNLVSLLWIPDTFFRNSKRTQEHSITMPNQMVRIHKDGKVLYTIRMTIDAGCSLHMLKFPMDSHSCPLSFSSFSYPENEIIYKWENFKLVINESNSWKLFQFDFIGVSNTTETITTVAGDYVVMTLFFNVSRRFGFVAFQNYVPSSVTTMISWISFWIKKDCAPARTSLGITSVLTMTTLGTFSRKNFPRVSYITALDFYIAICFIFCFCALMEFAVFNFLTYNRTASRGSPKLRHV, from the exons GATTGAAGGACCTCATGTTGAATCAGAGAAGGGACCCTCTGCCAGTGATGATGATGTCTACGGCCCCAAACCCCAGGCTCCTGATAAGGAACTCCCCCCTGAAGAAATAAAGCCCACTGCTATTGATACCCATGACAGACTTGGCAAAATGCCAACAGCCACTGAAATCCTGGATGGTATCTTGAATAACTATGACTACAAACTGCGCCCTGGCATTGGCG AGAGGCCCACTGTGGTCACTGTTGAGCTCTCTGTCAACACCCTTGGGCCTATCTCTATCCTGGACATG GAATACACCATTGACATCACCTTCTACCAGACTTGGTATGATGAACGCCTTCGTTTCAATGGCAGCTTTGAAAGCTTTGTTCTGAATGGCAACTTGGTGAGCCTGTTATGGATCCCAGACACCTTTTTTAGGAATTCTAAGAGGACCCAAGAGCATTCGATCACCATGCCCAACCAGATGGTCCGCATCCACAAGGATGGCAAGGTGTTGTACACAATCAG gATGACCATTGATGCTGGATGCTCACTCCACATGCTCAAATTTCCAATGGATTCTCACTCTTGCCCTCtgtctttctctagct TTTCCTATCCTGAGAATGAGATCATCTACAAGTGGGAAAATTTCAAGCTTGTAATCAATGAGAGTAATTCCTGGAAGCTCTTCCAGTTTGATTTTATAGGAGTGAGCAACACGACTGAAACTATCACAACCGTAGCTG GCGATTACGTAGTCATGACGCTTTTCTTCAACGTGAGCAGGAGGTTTGGCTTTGTGGCCTTTCAAAACTATGTTCCTTCTTCTGTGACCACGATGATCTCCTGGATTTCCTTTTGGATCAAGAAAGACTGTGCTCCGGCCAGGACTTCTTTAG GGATCACTTCTGTACTCACCATGACCACTTTGGGCACCTTTTCCCGGAAGAATTTCCCACGTGTCTCCTATATCACAGCCTTGGATTTCTATATTGCGATCTGCTTCATCTTCTGCTTCTGTGCTCTGATGGAGTTTGCTGTGTTCAACTTCCTGACCTACAACCGGACAGCATCCCGTGGTTCTCCGAAACTTCGTCATGTATGA
- the GABRE gene encoding gamma-aminobutyric acid receptor subunit epsilon isoform X1, whose amino-acid sequence MLTKVLLILLGTFIILPSRIEGPHVESEKGPSASDDDVYGPKPQAPDKELPPEEIKPTAIDTHDRLGKMPTATEILDGILNNYDYKLRPGIGERPTVVTVELSVNTLGPISILDMEYTIDITFYQTWYDERLRFNGSFESFVLNGNLVSLLWIPDTFFRNSKRTQEHSITMPNQMVRIHKDGKVLYTIRMTIDAGCSLHMLKFPMDSHSCPLSFSSFSYPENEIIYKWENFKLVINESNSWKLFQFDFIGVSNTTETITTVAGDYVVMTLFFNVSRRFGFVAFQNYVPSSVTTMISWISFWIKKDCAPARTSLGITSVLTMTTLGTFSRKNFPRVSYITALDFYIAICFIFCFCALMEFAVFNFLTYNRTASRGSPKLRHPRAHARDPTPSRVRVIEHPEAFVCDIEDPEEEEESEEEESEEEEGPSCPAWQSVRPGSTPRPGGCCKWCEKYCCTVPICEGSTWQQGRLFIHVYRLDNYSRVIFPVTFFFFNVLYWLVCLNL is encoded by the exons GATTGAAGGACCTCATGTTGAATCAGAGAAGGGACCCTCTGCCAGTGATGATGATGTCTACGGCCCCAAACCCCAGGCTCCTGATAAGGAACTCCCCCCTGAAGAAATAAAGCCCACTGCTATTGATACCCATGACAGACTTGGCAAAATGCCAACAGCCACTGAAATCCTGGATGGTATCTTGAATAACTATGACTACAAACTGCGCCCTGGCATTGGCG AGAGGCCCACTGTGGTCACTGTTGAGCTCTCTGTCAACACCCTTGGGCCTATCTCTATCCTGGACATG GAATACACCATTGACATCACCTTCTACCAGACTTGGTATGATGAACGCCTTCGTTTCAATGGCAGCTTTGAAAGCTTTGTTCTGAATGGCAACTTGGTGAGCCTGTTATGGATCCCAGACACCTTTTTTAGGAATTCTAAGAGGACCCAAGAGCATTCGATCACCATGCCCAACCAGATGGTCCGCATCCACAAGGATGGCAAGGTGTTGTACACAATCAG gATGACCATTGATGCTGGATGCTCACTCCACATGCTCAAATTTCCAATGGATTCTCACTCTTGCCCTCtgtctttctctagct TTTCCTATCCTGAGAATGAGATCATCTACAAGTGGGAAAATTTCAAGCTTGTAATCAATGAGAGTAATTCCTGGAAGCTCTTCCAGTTTGATTTTATAGGAGTGAGCAACACGACTGAAACTATCACAACCGTAGCTG GCGATTACGTAGTCATGACGCTTTTCTTCAACGTGAGCAGGAGGTTTGGCTTTGTGGCCTTTCAAAACTATGTTCCTTCTTCTGTGACCACGATGATCTCCTGGATTTCCTTTTGGATCAAGAAAGACTGTGCTCCGGCCAGGACTTCTTTAG GGATCACTTCTGTACTCACCATGACCACTTTGGGCACCTTTTCCCGGAAGAATTTCCCACGTGTCTCCTATATCACAGCCTTGGATTTCTATATTGCGATCTGCTTCATCTTCTGCTTCTGTGCTCTGATGGAGTTTGCTGTGTTCAACTTCCTGACCTACAACCGGACAGCATCCCGTGGTTCTCCGAAACTTCGTCAT CCTCGTGCCCATGCACGTGACCCAACCCCTTCCCGTGTCCGTGTCATCGAGCATCCGGAAGCTTTTGTGTGCGACATTGAGGAccccgaggaggaggaggaaagtgagGAAGAGGAGAGTGAGGAAGAGGAGGGCCCATCTTGCCCAGCCTGGCAGTCCGTCAGGCCAGGCAGCACCCCTCGCCCTGGTGGCTGTTGCAAGTGGTGCGAGAAGTACTGCTGCACGGTCCCCATTTGTGAGGGCAGCACCTGGCAGCAGGGCCGCCTCTTCATCCATGTCTACCGCCTTGATAACTACTCGCGAGTGATTTTCCCAGTcaccttctttttcttcaatGTGCTCTACTGGCTTGTTTGCCTTAACCTGTAG
- the GABRE gene encoding gamma-aminobutyric acid receptor subunit epsilon isoform X2, producing MLTKVLLILLGTFIILPSRIEGPHVESEKGPSASDDDVYGPKPQAPDKELPPEEIKPTAIDTHDRLGKMPTATEILDGILNNYDYKLRPGIGERPTVVTVELSVNTLGPISILDMEYTIDITFYQTWYDERLRFNGSFESFVLNGNLVSLLWIPDTFFRNSKRTQEHSITMPNQMVRIHKDGKVLYTIRMTIDAGCSLHMLKFPMDSHSCPLSFSSFSYPENEIIYKWENFKLVINESNSWKLFQFDFIGVSNTTETITTVAGDYVVMTLFFNVSRRFGFVAFQNYVPSSVTTMISWISFWIKKDCAPARTSLALDFYIAICFIFCFCALMEFAVFNFLTYNRTASRGSPKLRHPRAHARDPTPSRVRVIEHPEAFVCDIEDPEEEEESEEEESEEEEGPSCPAWQSVRPGSTPRPGGCCKWCEKYCCTVPICEGSTWQQGRLFIHVYRLDNYSRVIFPVTFFFFNVLYWLVCLNL from the exons GATTGAAGGACCTCATGTTGAATCAGAGAAGGGACCCTCTGCCAGTGATGATGATGTCTACGGCCCCAAACCCCAGGCTCCTGATAAGGAACTCCCCCCTGAAGAAATAAAGCCCACTGCTATTGATACCCATGACAGACTTGGCAAAATGCCAACAGCCACTGAAATCCTGGATGGTATCTTGAATAACTATGACTACAAACTGCGCCCTGGCATTGGCG AGAGGCCCACTGTGGTCACTGTTGAGCTCTCTGTCAACACCCTTGGGCCTATCTCTATCCTGGACATG GAATACACCATTGACATCACCTTCTACCAGACTTGGTATGATGAACGCCTTCGTTTCAATGGCAGCTTTGAAAGCTTTGTTCTGAATGGCAACTTGGTGAGCCTGTTATGGATCCCAGACACCTTTTTTAGGAATTCTAAGAGGACCCAAGAGCATTCGATCACCATGCCCAACCAGATGGTCCGCATCCACAAGGATGGCAAGGTGTTGTACACAATCAG gATGACCATTGATGCTGGATGCTCACTCCACATGCTCAAATTTCCAATGGATTCTCACTCTTGCCCTCtgtctttctctagct TTTCCTATCCTGAGAATGAGATCATCTACAAGTGGGAAAATTTCAAGCTTGTAATCAATGAGAGTAATTCCTGGAAGCTCTTCCAGTTTGATTTTATAGGAGTGAGCAACACGACTGAAACTATCACAACCGTAGCTG GCGATTACGTAGTCATGACGCTTTTCTTCAACGTGAGCAGGAGGTTTGGCTTTGTGGCCTTTCAAAACTATGTTCCTTCTTCTGTGACCACGATGATCTCCTGGATTTCCTTTTGGATCAAGAAAGACTGTGCTCCGGCCAGGACTTCTTTAG CCTTGGATTTCTATATTGCGATCTGCTTCATCTTCTGCTTCTGTGCTCTGATGGAGTTTGCTGTGTTCAACTTCCTGACCTACAACCGGACAGCATCCCGTGGTTCTCCGAAACTTCGTCAT CCTCGTGCCCATGCACGTGACCCAACCCCTTCCCGTGTCCGTGTCATCGAGCATCCGGAAGCTTTTGTGTGCGACATTGAGGAccccgaggaggaggaggaaagtgagGAAGAGGAGAGTGAGGAAGAGGAGGGCCCATCTTGCCCAGCCTGGCAGTCCGTCAGGCCAGGCAGCACCCCTCGCCCTGGTGGCTGTTGCAAGTGGTGCGAGAAGTACTGCTGCACGGTCCCCATTTGTGAGGGCAGCACCTGGCAGCAGGGCCGCCTCTTCATCCATGTCTACCGCCTTGATAACTACTCGCGAGTGATTTTCCCAGTcaccttctttttcttcaatGTGCTCTACTGGCTTGTTTGCCTTAACCTGTAG
- the GABRE gene encoding gamma-aminobutyric acid receptor subunit epsilon isoform X4 has product MLTKVLLILLGTFIILPSRIEGPHVESEKGPSASDDDVYGPKPQAPDKELPPEEIKPTAIDTHDRLGKMPTATEILDGILNNYDYKLRPGIGERPTVVTVELSVNTLGPISILDMEYTIDITFYQTWYDERLRFNGSFESFVLNGNLVSLLWIPDTFFRNSKRTQEHSITMPNQMVRIHKDGKVLYTIRRLRSHDAFLQREQEVWLCGLSKLCSFFCDHDDLLDFLLDQERLCSGQDFFRDHFCTHHDHFGHLFPEEFPTCLLYHSLGFLYCDLLHLLLLCSDGVCCVQLPDLQPDSIPWFSETSSCMSWPRAHARDPTPSRVRVIEHPEAFVCDIEDPEEEEESEEEESEEEEGPSCPAWQSVRPGSTPRPGGCCKWCEKYCCTVPICEGSTWQQGRLFIHVYRLDNYSRVIFPVTFFFFNVLYWLVCLNL; this is encoded by the exons GATTGAAGGACCTCATGTTGAATCAGAGAAGGGACCCTCTGCCAGTGATGATGATGTCTACGGCCCCAAACCCCAGGCTCCTGATAAGGAACTCCCCCCTGAAGAAATAAAGCCCACTGCTATTGATACCCATGACAGACTTGGCAAAATGCCAACAGCCACTGAAATCCTGGATGGTATCTTGAATAACTATGACTACAAACTGCGCCCTGGCATTGGCG AGAGGCCCACTGTGGTCACTGTTGAGCTCTCTGTCAACACCCTTGGGCCTATCTCTATCCTGGACATG GAATACACCATTGACATCACCTTCTACCAGACTTGGTATGATGAACGCCTTCGTTTCAATGGCAGCTTTGAAAGCTTTGTTCTGAATGGCAACTTGGTGAGCCTGTTATGGATCCCAGACACCTTTTTTAGGAATTCTAAGAGGACCCAAGAGCATTCGATCACCATGCCCAACCAGATGGTCCGCATCCACAAGGATGGCAAGGTGTTGTACACAATCAG GCGATTACGTAGTCATGACGCTTTTCTTCAACGTGAGCAGGAGGTTTGGCTTTGTGGCCTTTCAAAACTATGTTCCTTCTTCTGTGACCACGATGATCTCCTGGATTTCCTTTTGGATCAAGAAAGACTGTGCTCCGGCCAGGACTTCTTTAG GGATCACTTCTGTACTCACCATGACCACTTTGGGCACCTTTTCCCGGAAGAATTTCCCACGTGTCTCCTATATCACAGCCTTGGATTTCTATATTGCGATCTGCTTCATCTTCTGCTTCTGTGCTCTGATGGAGTTTGCTGTGTTCAACTTCCTGACCTACAACCGGACAGCATCCCGTGGTTCTCCGAAACTTCGTCATGTATGAGCTGG CCTCGTGCCCATGCACGTGACCCAACCCCTTCCCGTGTCCGTGTCATCGAGCATCCGGAAGCTTTTGTGTGCGACATTGAGGAccccgaggaggaggaggaaagtgagGAAGAGGAGAGTGAGGAAGAGGAGGGCCCATCTTGCCCAGCCTGGCAGTCCGTCAGGCCAGGCAGCACCCCTCGCCCTGGTGGCTGTTGCAAGTGGTGCGAGAAGTACTGCTGCACGGTCCCCATTTGTGAGGGCAGCACCTGGCAGCAGGGCCGCCTCTTCATCCATGTCTACCGCCTTGATAACTACTCGCGAGTGATTTTCCCAGTcaccttctttttcttcaatGTGCTCTACTGGCTTGTTTGCCTTAACCTGTAG
- the GABRE gene encoding gamma-aminobutyric acid receptor subunit epsilon isoform X5, with product MLTKVLLILLGTFIILPSRIEGPHVESEKGPSASDDDVYGPKPQAPDKELPPEEIKPTAIDTHDRLGKMPTATEILDGILNNYDYKLRPGIGERPTVVTVELSVNTLGPISILDMEYTIDITFYQTWYDERLRFNGSFESFVLNGNLVSLLWIPDTFFRNSKRTQEHSITMPNQMVRIHKDGKVLYTIRRLRSHDAFLQREQEVWLCGLSKLCSFFCDHDDLLDFLLDQERLCSGQDFFSLGFLYCDLLHLLLLCSDGVCCVQLPDLQPDSIPWFSETSSCMSWPRAHARDPTPSRVRVIEHPEAFVCDIEDPEEEEESEEEESEEEEGPSCPAWQSVRPGSTPRPGGCCKWCEKYCCTVPICEGSTWQQGRLFIHVYRLDNYSRVIFPVTFFFFNVLYWLVCLNL from the exons GATTGAAGGACCTCATGTTGAATCAGAGAAGGGACCCTCTGCCAGTGATGATGATGTCTACGGCCCCAAACCCCAGGCTCCTGATAAGGAACTCCCCCCTGAAGAAATAAAGCCCACTGCTATTGATACCCATGACAGACTTGGCAAAATGCCAACAGCCACTGAAATCCTGGATGGTATCTTGAATAACTATGACTACAAACTGCGCCCTGGCATTGGCG AGAGGCCCACTGTGGTCACTGTTGAGCTCTCTGTCAACACCCTTGGGCCTATCTCTATCCTGGACATG GAATACACCATTGACATCACCTTCTACCAGACTTGGTATGATGAACGCCTTCGTTTCAATGGCAGCTTTGAAAGCTTTGTTCTGAATGGCAACTTGGTGAGCCTGTTATGGATCCCAGACACCTTTTTTAGGAATTCTAAGAGGACCCAAGAGCATTCGATCACCATGCCCAACCAGATGGTCCGCATCCACAAGGATGGCAAGGTGTTGTACACAATCAG GCGATTACGTAGTCATGACGCTTTTCTTCAACGTGAGCAGGAGGTTTGGCTTTGTGGCCTTTCAAAACTATGTTCCTTCTTCTGTGACCACGATGATCTCCTGGATTTCCTTTTGGATCAAGAAAGACTGTGCTCCGGCCAGGACTTCTTTAG CCTTGGATTTCTATATTGCGATCTGCTTCATCTTCTGCTTCTGTGCTCTGATGGAGTTTGCTGTGTTCAACTTCCTGACCTACAACCGGACAGCATCCCGTGGTTCTCCGAAACTTCGTCATGTATGAGCTGG CCTCGTGCCCATGCACGTGACCCAACCCCTTCCCGTGTCCGTGTCATCGAGCATCCGGAAGCTTTTGTGTGCGACATTGAGGAccccgaggaggaggaggaaagtgagGAAGAGGAGAGTGAGGAAGAGGAGGGCCCATCTTGCCCAGCCTGGCAGTCCGTCAGGCCAGGCAGCACCCCTCGCCCTGGTGGCTGTTGCAAGTGGTGCGAGAAGTACTGCTGCACGGTCCCCATTTGTGAGGGCAGCACCTGGCAGCAGGGCCGCCTCTTCATCCATGTCTACCGCCTTGATAACTACTCGCGAGTGATTTTCCCAGTcaccttctttttcttcaatGTGCTCTACTGGCTTGTTTGCCTTAACCTGTAG
- the GABRE gene encoding gamma-aminobutyric acid receptor subunit epsilon isoform X3, with protein sequence MLTKVLLILLGTFIILPSRIEGPHVESEKGPSASDDDVYGPKPQAPDKELPPEEIKPTAIDTHDRLGKMPTATEILDGILNNYDYKLRPGIGERPTVVTVELSVNTLGPISILDMEYTIDITFYQTWNSKRTQEHSITMPNQMVRIHKDGKVLYTIRMTIDAGCSLHMLKFPMDSHSCPLSFSSFSYPENEIIYKWENFKLVINESNSWKLFQFDFIGVSNTTETITTVAGDYVVMTLFFNVSRRFGFVAFQNYVPSSVTTMISWISFWIKKDCAPARTSLGITSVLTMTTLGTFSRKNFPRVSYITALDFYIAICFIFCFCALMEFAVFNFLTYNRTASRGSPKLRHPRAHARDPTPSRVRVIEHPEAFVCDIEDPEEEEESEEEESEEEEGPSCPAWQSVRPGSTPRPGGCCKWCEKYCCTVPICEGSTWQQGRLFIHVYRLDNYSRVIFPVTFFFFNVLYWLVCLNL encoded by the exons GATTGAAGGACCTCATGTTGAATCAGAGAAGGGACCCTCTGCCAGTGATGATGATGTCTACGGCCCCAAACCCCAGGCTCCTGATAAGGAACTCCCCCCTGAAGAAATAAAGCCCACTGCTATTGATACCCATGACAGACTTGGCAAAATGCCAACAGCCACTGAAATCCTGGATGGTATCTTGAATAACTATGACTACAAACTGCGCCCTGGCATTGGCG AGAGGCCCACTGTGGTCACTGTTGAGCTCTCTGTCAACACCCTTGGGCCTATCTCTATCCTGGACATG GAATACACCATTGACATCACCTTCTACCAGACTTG GAATTCTAAGAGGACCCAAGAGCATTCGATCACCATGCCCAACCAGATGGTCCGCATCCACAAGGATGGCAAGGTGTTGTACACAATCAG gATGACCATTGATGCTGGATGCTCACTCCACATGCTCAAATTTCCAATGGATTCTCACTCTTGCCCTCtgtctttctctagct TTTCCTATCCTGAGAATGAGATCATCTACAAGTGGGAAAATTTCAAGCTTGTAATCAATGAGAGTAATTCCTGGAAGCTCTTCCAGTTTGATTTTATAGGAGTGAGCAACACGACTGAAACTATCACAACCGTAGCTG GCGATTACGTAGTCATGACGCTTTTCTTCAACGTGAGCAGGAGGTTTGGCTTTGTGGCCTTTCAAAACTATGTTCCTTCTTCTGTGACCACGATGATCTCCTGGATTTCCTTTTGGATCAAGAAAGACTGTGCTCCGGCCAGGACTTCTTTAG GGATCACTTCTGTACTCACCATGACCACTTTGGGCACCTTTTCCCGGAAGAATTTCCCACGTGTCTCCTATATCACAGCCTTGGATTTCTATATTGCGATCTGCTTCATCTTCTGCTTCTGTGCTCTGATGGAGTTTGCTGTGTTCAACTTCCTGACCTACAACCGGACAGCATCCCGTGGTTCTCCGAAACTTCGTCAT CCTCGTGCCCATGCACGTGACCCAACCCCTTCCCGTGTCCGTGTCATCGAGCATCCGGAAGCTTTTGTGTGCGACATTGAGGAccccgaggaggaggaggaaagtgagGAAGAGGAGAGTGAGGAAGAGGAGGGCCCATCTTGCCCAGCCTGGCAGTCCGTCAGGCCAGGCAGCACCCCTCGCCCTGGTGGCTGTTGCAAGTGGTGCGAGAAGTACTGCTGCACGGTCCCCATTTGTGAGGGCAGCACCTGGCAGCAGGGCCGCCTCTTCATCCATGTCTACCGCCTTGATAACTACTCGCGAGTGATTTTCCCAGTcaccttctttttcttcaatGTGCTCTACTGGCTTGTTTGCCTTAACCTGTAG